A region of Fusarium keratoplasticum isolate Fu6.1 chromosome 6, whole genome shotgun sequence DNA encodes the following proteins:
- a CDS encoding MFS domain-containing protein: MASEADKTQLETSQEFTGSENNDNTASKSSSDSGDAVKAVTHSVSWITYQVIITAALGGYLYGFSANAIAGTLAQPSFIAKFLSTPDAAQRTDGLLGGFLAGAMVGSLAQAPLAKHYGRRLCNAVAAGIVILSGALQAASVNIAMLLVFRVICGIGAGMVFANSPVYMSEVAPPHARGSLVGMQGVGVVTAYILCAVFNLAFSYVHSAIQWRLIFIVLTGMGVVHLISLYFLPESPRWLMEQGRDDEALAILVKLHKTKTDPNGVLAHAEATQIKAQVETEKNLPGGFWYIFTTRHLLKRAYCSILLWVMAQGTGITAIANLVPVLMGGLGFGVTLQMALGVVWTVCAVIGCGFNVLLLDRVPRVRLLVIGGFGSAAILSVMAALQKFYLGTDDGPGLNAAVAIYFIFGAFFTTTIECTAYAYGSEIWPTHLRSEGSTLVFASFFGNSIAYSAPVTVGLKNIGWKFYMIFVVVTVISTIAIWFTFPETIGLPLEEINAKFGEKVEVDLKSAVAAEVGQEKRGENITSKATA; this comes from the exons ATGGCTTCGGAAGCTGACAAGACTCAGCTCGAGACTAGCCAGGAGTTTACTGGCTCCGAGAACAATGACAACACTGCCAGCAAGTCTTCTTCCGACTCTGGCGATGCAGTCAAGGCTGTGACGCACTCTGTCAGCTGGATTACCTACCAG gtcatcatcacaGCTGCTCTGGGCGGATATCTCTATGGCTTCAGCGCCAACGCCATTGCTGGAACATTGGCTCAGCCTTCTTTCATCGCCAAGTTCTTGTCGACCCCAGATGCCGCCCAAAGAACCGATGGACTCCTCGGAGG TTTCCTCGCCGGCGCCATGGTTGGCTCTCTGGCCCAGGCTCCCCTCGCGAAGCACTACGGTCGCCGTCTCTGTAACGCCGTAGCCGccggcatcgtcatcctgTCCGGCGCTCTCCAAGCCGCCTCTGTCAACATTGCCATGCTCCTCGTCTTTCGCGTCATCTGCGGTATCGGAGCCGGCATGGTATTTGCCAACTCTCCTGTGTACATGAGCGAGGTGGCTCCTCCTCACGCTCGTGGATCTCTCGTCGGTATGCAGGGCGTCGGCGTTGTCACTGCCTACATCCTCTGCGCCGTCTTCAACCTTGCCTTCAGCTACGTCCACTCGGCTATCCAGTGGCGTCTCATCTTCATTGTCCTGACCGGCATGGGCGTTGTCCACCTCATCTCGCTCTACTTCCTCCCCGAGTCTCCTCGTTGGCTCATGGAGCAAGgccgtgatgatgaagcaCTCGCCATTCTGGTCAAGCTGcacaagaccaagacggACCCCAACGGCGTGCTTGCCCATGCTGAGGCGACTCAGATCAAGGCCCAGGTCGAGACTGAGAAGAATCTGCCCGGTGGTTTCTGGTACATCTTTACTACGCGACACCTCTTGAAGAGAGCCTACTGCTCTATCCTTCTTTGGGTCATGGCTCAGGGTACTGGTATCACTGCCATTGCCAACCTTGTCCCCGTCCTCATGGGTGGTCTTGGATTTGGCGTTACTCTGCAGATGGCTCTTGGAGTTGTCTGGACTGTGTGCGCCGTTATTGGATGCGGTTTCAacgttctccttctcgaccGCGTCCCTCGTGTCAGGCTTCTTG TCATCGGTGGCTTTGGATCTGCTGCTATCCTCAGCGTCATGGCCGCTCTTCAAAAGTTCTATCTCGGCACTGACGACGGCCCCGGTCTCAACGCTGCCGTGGCCATCTACTTCATCTTCGGTGCTTTCTTCACCACAACAATCGAGTGTACCGCCTATGCCTATGGATCCGAGATTTGGCCTACTC ATCTCCGCAGCGAGGGCTCGACTCTCGTCTTTGCTTCCTTCTTCGGTAACTCCATTGCATACAGTGCCCCCGTGACTGTTGGCTTGAAGAACATTGGCTGGAAGTTCTACATGATCTTTGTTGTCGTCACCGTTATCAGCACCATTGCCATTTGGTTCACCTTCCCTGAG ACTATCGGTCTTCCCCTTGAGGAAATCAACGCCAAGTTCGGTGAAAAGGTTGAGGTCGACCTCAAGTCTGCTGTGGCCGCAGAGGTTGGACAGGAGAAGAGGGGCGAAAACATCACAAGCAAGGCCACGGCCTAA